From the Maioricimonas rarisocia genome, one window contains:
- the ruvC gene encoding crossover junction endodeoxyribonuclease RuvC — protein MAFAVGNAFSGEAVERTLGIDPGLNRTGYAVLDRTSSGPRLLEGGLIRSTSSLTLPERVHEIGAGIGEVLDDLKPQVVAIEQLFSHVQNPRTALLMAHARGAILFAVANRGIPIVDYAPRQIKKLLTGHGAASKEQVQKAVQGALGLETILEPNDVADAVAIALCHYHSARLAANVLENATPIRLQQ, from the coding sequence ATGGCGTTTGCTGTCGGTAATGCGTTTTCGGGAGAAGCGGTCGAACGGACCCTGGGCATCGACCCGGGGCTGAACCGGACGGGATACGCCGTGCTGGACCGCACGTCAAGCGGGCCCCGTCTGCTCGAAGGGGGGCTCATCCGCTCGACATCTTCGCTGACGCTGCCGGAACGGGTGCACGAGATCGGTGCCGGCATCGGCGAGGTGCTGGACGACCTCAAGCCGCAGGTCGTCGCAATTGAGCAGCTTTTCTCGCACGTGCAGAATCCCCGCACGGCCCTGCTGATGGCCCACGCCCGCGGAGCGATCCTGTTTGCCGTTGCCAACCGGGGCATTCCGATCGTCGATTACGCCCCGCGGCAGATCAAGAAGCTGCTGACCGGCCACGGTGCCGCCTCGAAGGAGCAGGTGCAAAAGGCGGTGCAGGGGGCTCTGGGACTGGAAACCATCCTCGAGCCGAACGATGTCGCCGACGCCGTGGCGATCGCGCTGTGCCACTACCATTCGGCCCGGCTGGCCGCCAATGTGCTGGAGAACGCGACGCCGATCCGGCTGCAGCAGTGA
- a CDS encoding sialate O-acetylesterase, with translation MRRTLLRSVVSSVALLLLTSGAVQAEVRLPAVFSDHMVLQRDSELPVWGWADAGEKVTVSFRDQSKSTTAGDDGTWKVTLEPVKVGDASELKVAGENTVTFKDVLVGEVWVCSGQSNMGWTVNRSLDPDLEAAAADYPKIRLFQVPLKTATEPQQDVDAEWKHCTPETIPNFTAVGYFFGRQLHQTLDVPVGLIMTAWGGTRAEAWTSPDAMASTTTLKPILDTWAQRSESYDADAAKKRYEAALERWKQQAATARDAGKPVPRRPQLQGNPRTDRHHPSNLYNAMVAPLTPFAIKGAIWYQGESNASRAYQYRTLMPTMITSWRDAWDQGAFPFYMVQLANFREIKDQPVESDWAELREAQSLTAEAIPNVGVACITDIGAAKDIHPKDKQNVGKRLARLALVNDYGMDGITKQGPTYRSFDIESGKCVVHFDTYGSKLTTYYREPLTGFAIAGADKKWHWAQAKITGPDTVEVWHPEVKEPMAVRYNWADNPQGTLFSEMYLPAYPFRTDDWPGVTESNVTP, from the coding sequence ATGCGACGTACGCTCCTTCGGTCCGTTGTTTCTTCCGTTGCGTTACTGCTTCTCACCTCCGGGGCCGTTCAGGCCGAGGTCCGTCTCCCGGCTGTCTTCAGTGACCATATGGTCCTGCAGCGCGACAGTGAACTGCCGGTCTGGGGCTGGGCCGATGCCGGCGAGAAGGTGACCGTCTCCTTCCGCGATCAGTCGAAGTCCACGACGGCTGGCGACGACGGCACCTGGAAGGTGACGCTCGAGCCGGTGAAGGTGGGCGACGCGTCCGAACTGAAGGTCGCCGGCGAGAACACCGTCACCTTCAAGGATGTCCTGGTCGGCGAAGTCTGGGTCTGCAGCGGCCAGTCGAACATGGGTTGGACCGTCAACCGCTCGCTCGATCCCGATCTCGAAGCGGCTGCAGCCGACTACCCGAAGATTCGGCTGTTCCAGGTGCCGTTGAAGACCGCCACCGAGCCGCAGCAGGATGTCGACGCCGAGTGGAAGCACTGCACGCCGGAGACCATTCCGAACTTCACCGCCGTCGGCTACTTCTTCGGTCGTCAGCTGCATCAGACTCTCGACGTGCCGGTCGGCCTGATCATGACCGCCTGGGGCGGCACGCGTGCCGAGGCCTGGACGAGCCCGGACGCGATGGCGTCGACGACGACTCTGAAGCCGATTCTCGATACGTGGGCGCAGCGCAGCGAATCGTACGATGCCGATGCCGCGAAGAAGCGGTATGAAGCGGCTCTCGAGCGCTGGAAGCAGCAGGCGGCCACAGCCCGCGATGCAGGCAAGCCGGTTCCGCGTCGTCCGCAGCTGCAGGGCAATCCCCGCACCGACCGCCATCATCCCAGCAACCTGTACAACGCCATGGTGGCGCCGCTCACACCGTTCGCGATCAAGGGAGCTATCTGGTACCAGGGTGAGTCGAACGCCAGCCGCGCGTATCAGTACCGCACGCTGATGCCGACGATGATCACCAGCTGGCGTGACGCCTGGGACCAGGGGGCCTTCCCGTTCTACATGGTGCAGCTGGCGAACTTCCGTGAGATCAAGGATCAGCCGGTCGAGAGCGACTGGGCCGAGCTGCGTGAAGCACAGTCGTTGACGGCGGAAGCAATTCCGAATGTCGGCGTCGCCTGCATCACCGACATCGGTGCCGCGAAGGACATCCATCCCAAGGACAAACAGAACGTTGGCAAGCGGCTGGCCCGACTGGCCCTGGTCAACGACTACGGGATGGACGGAATTACGAAACAGGGACCGACGTACCGCTCCTTCGACATCGAATCGGGCAAGTGCGTGGTCCACTTCGACACGTACGGTTCGAAGCTGACCACCTACTACCGCGAGCCGCTCACCGGCTTTGCCATTGCCGGTGCCGACAAGAAATGGCACTGGGCGCAGGCGAAGATCACCGGTCCGGACACGGTCGAAGTGTGGCATCCGGAGGTGAAAGAGCCGATGGCGGTCCGGTACAACTGGGCGGACAACCCGCAGGGAACGCTCTTCAGCGAGATGTACCTGCCGGCGTATCCGTTCCGCACGGATGACTGGCCGGGTGTGACCGAGAGCAACGTCACGCCGTAG
- a CDS encoding outer membrane protein assembly factor BamB family protein: MKFRFKAAAACAASVLGVAVLATGGDTEGVEYDPTAKALDEISQRDVGKRDWPQWGGWSGRNNTPEGENIPVEWDVSSGENILWKSPLGSQTYGNPVVANGKIYVGTNNNYGYISRFPKSVDLGCLICFDAETGKFLWQHSSPKLPTGRVHDWPEQGICDAPYVDGDRLWYVTSRGEVACLDTNGFLDGENNGPYTAEINENSNEADVIWMYDMMGELGVSQHNMCSCSVTVAGDLLFVNTSNGVDESHINIPSPDAPSFIAMNKNTGEVIWTDKSPGTNILHGQWSSPTYAVIGGTPQVIFGGGDGWVYSFVPEGDGNGNPKLIWKFDANPKDSKWILGGRGTRNNIIATPVVYDGLLYVAVGQDPEHGEGVGHLWCIDPTKEGDVSPTLAVDADGKPVPHRRLQAIDPEKGEKAIENSNSAVVWHYSEADLDDNGKIDFEEQMHRSCGTVAIKDDILYIADFSGLFHCLNAKTGEQYWTYDMFAAAWGSPLIVDGKVYIGDEDGDVAVFEHSKEQNMLAENNMENSVYSTPIVANNVLYISNKSTLFAIGNKSGE; this comes from the coding sequence ATGAAGTTTCGTTTCAAGGCTGCGGCCGCCTGTGCCGCTTCGGTCCTGGGTGTTGCCGTGCTGGCGACCGGTGGCGACACCGAAGGCGTCGAGTACGATCCGACTGCGAAGGCGCTCGATGAAATCAGCCAGCGCGACGTCGGCAAGCGGGACTGGCCGCAGTGGGGCGGCTGGTCCGGCCGCAACAACACTCCCGAAGGGGAAAACATCCCCGTCGAGTGGGATGTCTCGTCCGGCGAAAACATTCTGTGGAAGTCGCCGCTGGGGTCGCAGACCTACGGCAACCCCGTCGTTGCCAACGGCAAGATCTACGTCGGCACGAACAACAACTACGGCTACATCAGCCGGTTCCCCAAGTCGGTCGACCTGGGCTGCCTGATCTGCTTCGACGCCGAGACCGGCAAGTTCCTGTGGCAGCACTCGAGCCCGAAGCTGCCGACCGGCCGCGTCCATGACTGGCCCGAGCAGGGCATCTGCGATGCTCCCTACGTCGACGGCGACCGGCTGTGGTACGTCACCAGTCGCGGCGAAGTGGCCTGCCTCGACACCAATGGCTTTCTCGATGGCGAGAATAACGGCCCCTACACGGCCGAGATCAACGAGAACTCGAACGAAGCCGATGTCATCTGGATGTATGACATGATGGGAGAGCTCGGCGTCTCCCAGCACAACATGTGCAGCTGCTCGGTGACGGTGGCCGGCGATCTGCTGTTCGTCAACACGTCCAACGGCGTCGACGAATCGCACATCAACATCCCCTCGCCGGATGCCCCCAGCTTCATTGCGATGAACAAGAACACCGGCGAGGTCATCTGGACCGACAAGTCGCCCGGCACCAACATCCTGCACGGTCAGTGGTCGTCGCCGACCTACGCTGTGATCGGCGGCACGCCGCAGGTCATCTTCGGTGGTGGTGACGGCTGGGTGTACAGCTTTGTTCCGGAAGGTGACGGCAACGGCAATCCGAAGCTGATCTGGAAGTTCGACGCCAACCCGAAGGATTCGAAGTGGATCCTGGGTGGTCGCGGCACCCGTAACAACATCATCGCCACACCGGTCGTCTACGACGGACTGCTCTACGTGGCCGTCGGCCAGGACCCCGAGCACGGCGAAGGTGTCGGCCACCTGTGGTGCATCGATCCGACCAAGGAAGGGGACGTGAGCCCGACACTGGCGGTCGATGCCGACGGCAAGCCGGTCCCGCACCGTCGCCTGCAGGCCATCGACCCCGAAAAGGGTGAGAAGGCGATCGAGAATTCGAACTCGGCCGTCGTCTGGCACTACAGCGAAGCGGATCTGGATGACAACGGCAAGATCGACTTCGAAGAGCAGATGCACCGCTCCTGCGGCACCGTGGCGATTAAGGACGACATCCTCTACATCGCCGACTTCAGCGGACTGTTCCACTGCCTGAACGCCAAGACCGGCGAACAGTACTGGACGTACGACATGTTCGCTGCCGCGTGGGGATCGCCGCTGATCGTCGACGGCAAGGTCTACATTGGCGACGAGGATGGCGACGTGGCCGTGTTCGAACACTCGAAAGAGCAGAACATGCTCGCCGAGAACAACATGGAGAACTCGGTCTACAGCACGCCCATCGTGGCCAACAATGTGCTGTACATCTCCAACAAGTCGACCCTGTTCGCGATCGGAAACAAGTCGGGCGAATAG